In one window of Helianthus annuus cultivar XRQ/B chromosome 17, HanXRQr2.0-SUNRISE, whole genome shotgun sequence DNA:
- the LOC110932576 gene encoding GDSL esterase/lipase At1g28580, protein MASSSISITSGVFLVIFVWLWSSCLYANGCYTSIISFGDSLADTGNLKQLASISNRVLPLFLPPYGENFLNQSTGRCSNGRLIIDFLAERLGLPLVPPFLQDKGNNNMVTFKQGVNYAVAGATALDRSVLEPRGIVNPMTNASLGVQLAWFKQSLPSICGNESNCRDFIGRSLILVGEIGGNDYNYPILWGKSVEEVESFVPLVIDISSSQQELIEMGAKTLVVPGNFPVGCSASYLTVCGSEKEEYDHVTGCLVRLNQFAEYHNKLLQTKLKQVQDLHSDVNIFYADYYNAAMEIYLFPYKYGFTNGALKACCGGEGRYNVDPSVECGDASATVCDEPDTYVSWDGIHLTEAAYRIISKNLFTTPQFNSLCSTSTSGVGLLGSM, encoded by the exons ATGGCTTCTTCTTCAATATCCATAACTTCTGGAGTTTTTTTGGTGATTTTTGTGTGGCTATGGAGTAGTTGTTTGTATGCTAATGGATGCTATACGTCCATCATCAGCTTCGGCGACTCCCTTGCTGACACCGGTAACCTTAAACAGCTCGCCTCGATATCCAACCGAGTGCTTCCACTTTTTTTACCACCTTACGGCGAAAACTTCTTGAATCAATCCACCGGACGTTGTTCTAATGGCCGCCTCATCATCGACTTCCTTG CTGAGAGGCTCGGGTTGCCATTGGTACCACCATTTCTACAAGACAAGGGGAACAACAACATGGTGACATTCAAACAAGGAGTGAATTATGCAGTGGCGGGTGCTACAGCGTTGGATCGATCAGTTCTTGAACCAAGAGGGATTGTAAATCCCATGACAAATGCGTCTTTAGGAGTTCAGTTAGCATGGTTTAAACAATCATTGCCTTCTATTTGTGGCAACGAATCAA ATTGTAGAGATTTTATTGGACGATCTTTGATCCTTGTCGGAGAGATCGGAGGAAATGATTACAACTATCCAATTCTTTGGGGAAAATCCGTCGAAGAGGTTGAATCATTTGTTCCTCTTGTTATCGATATATCATCATCTCAGCAA GAATTGATTGAAATGGGTGCCAAGACACTAGTTGTTCCAGGAAACTTTCCAGTTGGATGCTCTGCATCCTATTTGACAGTTTGCGGTTCGGAGAAAGAAGAGTATGATCATGTGACCGGATGCCTCGTTAGGTTAAACCAGTTTGCTGAATACCACAACAAATTGCTACAAACAAAATTAAAGCAAGTTCAAGATCTTCATTCTGATGTCAACATCTTCTATGCCGATTACTACAATGCTGCCATGGAAATCTACCTTTTTCCGTATAAATATG GGTTCACCAACGGAGCTTTGAAGGCATGTTGTGGAGGTGAAGGGCGGTATAATGTCGATCCATCAGTGGAATGTGGAGATGCATCGGCAACCGTGTGTGATGAACCCGATACATATGTCAGTTGGGACGGAATTCATCTAACCGAAGCAGCATACAGAATAATTTCCAAAAATTTGTTTACTACACCTCAATTTAATTCATTGTGTTCTACATCAACTTCAGGAGTTGGGTTATTAGGTTCTATGTGA
- the LOC110930766 gene encoding GDSL esterase/lipase At1g28580, whose protein sequence is MASSSISITSGVFLVIFVWLWSSCLYANGCYTSIISFGDSLADTGNLKQLASISNRVLPLFLPPYGENFLNQSTGRCSNGRLIIDFLAERLGLPLVPPFLQDKGNNNMVTFKQGVNYAVAGATALDRSVLEPRGIVNPMTNASLGVQLAWFKQSLPSICGNESNCRDFIGRSLILVGEIGGNDYNYPILWGKSVEEVESFVPLVIDIIISAIDELIEMGAKTLVVPGNFPVGCSASYLTVCGSEKEEYDHVVVTGCLVRLNQFAEYHNKLLQTKLKQVQDLHSDVNIFYADYYNAAMEIYLFPYKYGFTNGALKACCGGEGRYNVDPSVECGDASATVCDEPDTYVSWDGIHLTEAAYKIISKNLFSTPQFNSLCSTLTSGVGSLGSI, encoded by the exons ATGGCTTCTTCTTCAATATCCATAACTTCTGGAGTTTTTTTGGTGATTTTTGTGTGGCTATGGAGTAGTTGTTTGTATGCTAATGGATGCTATACGTCCATCATCAGCTTCGGCGACTCCCTTGCTGACACCGGTAACCTTAAACAGCTCGCCTCGATATCCAACCGAGTGCTTCCACTTTTTTTACCACCTTACGGCGAAAACTTCTTGAATCAATCCACCGGACGTTGTTCTAATGGCCGCCTCATCATCGACTTCCTTG CTGAGAGGCTCGGGTTGCCATTGGTACCACCATTTCTACAAGACAAGGGGAACAACAACATGGTGACATTCAAACAAGGAGTGAATTATGCAGTGGCGGGTGCTACAGCGTTGGATCGATCAGTTCTTGAACCAAGAGGGATTGTAAATCCCATGACAAATGCGTCTTTAGGAGTTCAGTTAGCATGGTTTAAACAATCATTGCCTTCTATTTGTGGCAACGAATCAA ATTGTAGAGATTTTATTGGACGATCTTTGATCCTTGTCGGAGAGATCGGAGGAAATGATTACAACTATCCAATTCTTTGGGGAAAATCCGTCGAAGAGGTTGAATCATTTGTTCCTCTTGTTATCGATATCATCATCTCAGCAATCGAT GAATTGATTGAAATGGGTGCCAAGACACTAGTTGTTCCAGGAAACTTTCCAGTTGGATGCTCTGCATCCTATTTGACAGTTTGCGGTTCGGAGAAAGAAGAGTATGATCATGTTGTTG TAACCGGATGCCTCGTTAGGTTAAACCAGTTTGCTGAATACCACAACAAATTGCTACAAACAAAATTAAAGCAAGTTCAAGATCTTCATTCTGATGTCAACATCTTCTATGCCGATTACTACAATGCTGCCATGGAAATCTACCTTTTTCCGTATAAATATG GGTTCACCAACGGAGCTTTGAAGGCATGTTGTGGAGGTGAAGGGCGGTATAATGTCGATCCATCAGTGGAATGTGGAGATGCATCTGCAACCGTGTGTGATGAACCCGATACATATGTCAGTTGGGATGGAATACATCTAACCGAAGCAGCATACAAAATAATTTCCAAAAATTTGTTTTCTACACCTCAATTTAATTCATTATGTTCTACATTAACTTCAGGAGTTGGGTCATTAGGTTCTATATGA
- the LOC110932575 gene encoding GDSL esterase/lipase At1g28640-like, producing MGAKTLVVPGNFPVGCSASYLTVCGSEKEEYDHVTGCLVRLNQFAEYHNKLLQTKLKQVQDLHSDVNIFYADYYNAAMEIYLFPYKYGFTNGALKACCGGEGRYNVDPSVECGDASATVCDEPDTYELGH from the exons ATGGGTGCCAAGACACTAGTTGTTCCAGGAAACTTTCCAGTTGGATGCTCTGCATCCTATTTGACAGTTTGCGGTTCGGAGAAAGAAGAGTATGATCATGTGACCGGATGCCTCGTTAGGTTAAACCAGTTTGCTGAATACCACAACAAATTGCTACAAACAAAATTAAAGCAAGTTCAAGATCTTCATTCTGATGTCAACATCTTCTATGCCGATTACTACAATGCTGCCATGGAAATCTACCTTTTTCCGTATAAATATG GGTTCACCAACGGAGCTTTGAAGGCATGTTGTGGAGGTGAAGGGCGGTATAATGTCGATCCATCAGTGGAATGTGGAGATGCATCTGCAACCGTGTGTGATGAACCCGATACATAT GAGTTGGGTCATTAG
- the LOC110930765 gene encoding GDSL esterase/lipase At1g28580, whose product MASSSISITSGVFLVIFVWLWSSCLYANGCYTSIISFGDSLADTGNLKHLASISNRVLPLFLPPYGENFLNQSTGRCSNGRLIIDFLAERLGLPLVPPFLQDKGNNNMVTFKQGVNYAVAGATALDRSVLEPRGIVNPMTNASLGVQLAWFKQSLPSICGNESNCRDFIGRSLILVGEIGGNDYNYPILWGKSVEEVESFVPLVIDISSSQQSMN is encoded by the exons ATGGCTTCTTCTTCAATCTCCATAACTTCTGGAGTTTTTTTGGTGATTTTTGTGTGGCTATGGAGTAGTTGTTTGTATGCTAATGGATGCTATACGTCCATCATCAGCTTCGGTGACTCCCTTGCTGACACCGGTAACCTTAAACACCTCGCCTCGATATCCAACCGAGTGCTTCCACTTTTTTTACCACCTTACGGCGAAAACTTCTTGAATCAATCCACCGGACGTTGTTCTAATGGCCGCCTCATCATCGACTTCCTTG CTGAGAGGCTCGGGTTGCCATTGGTACCACCATTTCTACAAGACAAGGGGAACAACAACATGGTGACATTCAAACAAGGAGTGAATTATGCAGTGGCGGGTGCAACAGCGTTGGATCGATCAGTTCTTGAACCAAGAGGGATTGTAAATCCCATGACAAATGCGTCTTTAGGAGTTCAGTTAGCATGGTTTAAACAATCATTGCCTTCTATTTGTGGCAACGAATCAA ATTGTAGAGATTTTATTGGACGATCTTTGATCCTTGTCGGAGAGATCGGAGGAAATGATTACAACTATCCAATTCTTTGGGGAAAATCCGTCGAAGAGGTTGAATCATTTGTTCCTCTTGTTATCGATATATCATCATCTCAGCAATCGAT GAATTGA